From the genome of Deinococcus sp. AJ005, one region includes:
- a CDS encoding NAD-dependent malic enzyme, producing MPKSPSVSRYYDVKRDEQGNRFIDVQVSGLALLQNPLLNKTTAFTPEERRALGLEGLIPPHISSFEEQKNRTYHRYSRCINDLEKHEYLRALQDRNEVLFFGVLEDHLEEMLPIIYTPTVGEAVKFFSSNYRYPRGFTVSTQDIDRVEDMLENITVNDVRMIVATDSSAILGIGDQGFGGMAISIGKLSLYTAAGGVGPDKTLPVELDVGTNRQDLIDDPLYLGVHHKRLTGAAYDEFLDSFVEAVSARYPKAIIQWEDFSRGTAFRVLERYRKVVPSFNDDIQGTGAMALAGVMSAARIKGERLSEQVFVIVGAGAAGIGVATAIRQGLEADGLSYDEANARVYVVDRHGLLMHGQDDLEEQQMSFVRRKEDIADWTYAGDYPTLHGVIVNARATALLGFTGVPGLFRQESVEAMLDHTPRPIIFPLSNPSSHVEAQPADLIKWTNGGAIIASGSPFPDVEYQGKSYPVGQGNNAFIFPGLGFGAVAARAREITDNMVMASAKTLAEFTQSYGERVYPPISSLRELSIRVAVNVARQAITDGVCAERRIRTMTDEQLETVIRDRAWLPQYLPLRKAGGAE from the coding sequence ATGCCCAAATCTCCCTCCGTGTCCCGGTATTACGATGTCAAGCGCGATGAACAGGGCAACCGGTTTATCGACGTGCAGGTCAGCGGTCTGGCGCTGTTGCAAAACCCGCTGCTGAACAAGACCACCGCTTTTACCCCCGAAGAGCGCCGTGCTCTGGGCCTGGAAGGGCTGATTCCACCGCATATCAGCAGCTTCGAGGAGCAGAAGAACCGCACCTACCACCGTTACTCGCGCTGCATCAATGACCTGGAAAAACACGAATACTTGCGGGCGCTGCAGGACCGCAACGAGGTGCTGTTCTTCGGCGTGCTGGAAGACCACCTGGAAGAAATGCTGCCGATCATCTACACCCCCACGGTGGGCGAGGCGGTCAAGTTCTTCTCCAGCAATTACCGCTACCCGCGCGGCTTCACGGTCAGCACCCAGGACATTGACCGGGTAGAGGACATGCTGGAAAACATCACCGTCAACGACGTTCGGATGATCGTGGCCACCGACAGCAGCGCGATTCTGGGCATCGGGGATCAGGGCTTCGGCGGCATGGCGATCAGCATCGGCAAGCTCTCGCTGTACACGGCGGCAGGGGGTGTCGGCCCCGACAAGACCCTGCCCGTCGAGCTGGACGTGGGCACCAACCGTCAGGACCTGATCGACGATCCGCTGTACCTTGGCGTTCACCACAAGCGCCTGACCGGGGCCGCCTACGACGAGTTTCTGGACTCCTTCGTAGAGGCCGTCTCGGCCCGCTACCCCAAGGCGATCATCCAGTGGGAGGACTTCTCGCGCGGCACGGCCTTCCGGGTGCTGGAGCGCTACCGCAAGGTGGTCCCCAGCTTTAACGACGACATTCAGGGCACCGGGGCGATGGCCCTGGCCGGGGTGATGAGCGCAGCCCGAATCAAGGGCGAGCGCCTGTCCGAACAGGTCTTCGTGATCGTGGGGGCGGGCGCGGCAGGCATTGGCGTCGCCACCGCCATCCGTCAGGGGCTGGAAGCCGACGGCCTCAGCTACGACGAGGCCAACGCCCGCGTATACGTGGTGGACCGTCACGGCCTGCTGATGCACGGGCAGGACGATCTGGAAGAGCAGCAGATGAGTTTCGTGCGCCGCAAGGAAGACATCGCGGACTGGACCTACGCGGGCGACTATCCCACGCTGCACGGCGTGATCGTCAACGCCCGCGCCACTGCGCTGCTGGGCTTTACGGGTGTGCCGGGCCTGTTCCGCCAGGAAAGCGTGGAGGCCATGCTGGACCACACGCCGCGCCCGATCATCTTTCCCCTCAGCAACCCCAGCAGCCATGTCGAGGCGCAGCCTGCAGACCTGATCAAATGGACGAACGGCGGCGCGATCATCGCCTCCGGCAGCCCCTTCCCAGACGTGGAATATCAGGGCAAGAGCTACCCGGTGGGGCAGGGCAACAACGCGTTTATCTTCCCCGGCCTGGGCTTCGGCGCAGTGGCCGCCCGCGCCCGCGAGATCACCGACAACATGGTGATGGCCTCGGCAAAAACGCTGGCCGAGTTCACCCAGAGTTACGGCGAACGCGTCTACCCGCCCATCAGCTCCCTGCGCGAGCTGAGCATCCGCGTGGCGGTGAACGTGGCCCGGCAGGCGATCACCGACGGCGTGTGCGCCGAGCGCCGGATTCGCACCATGACCGACGAGCAACTGGAAACGGTGATCCGTGACCGCGCGTGGCTGCCCCAGTATCTGCCGTTGCGAAAGGCGGGAGGAGCAGAGTAG
- a CDS encoding thioesterase family protein, whose translation MRPIPDGFTQTLTLMVTDEMTVDFGELGAVHPVYATYWMAKHFEEAGRKIILPFLEDGEGGIGSQVEVVHTGPALPGMTVTVTATFTGQAGRRIHASMRAVTQLGDEIGHGSTTQAVLPQARIDANFEALRARWAARGTGESNP comes from the coding sequence ATGCGCCCCATTCCTGACGGTTTCACGCAGACCCTGACCCTGATGGTAACCGATGAGATGACCGTCGATTTTGGCGAACTCGGCGCAGTTCACCCGGTCTACGCCACCTACTGGATGGCCAAACACTTCGAGGAAGCGGGCCGCAAGATCATCCTGCCTTTTCTGGAAGACGGCGAGGGCGGCATCGGCTCGCAGGTGGAGGTAGTCCACACCGGCCCAGCCTTGCCCGGCATGACCGTGACCGTGACCGCCACCTTCACGGGTCAGGCGGGGCGGCGCATCCACGCCAGCATGCGCGCTGTCACCCAACTGGGCGACGAGATCGGCCACGGCAGCACCACCCAGGCCGTTCTGCCGCAGGCGCGCATCGACGCCAATTTCGAGGCGTTGCGGGCGCGCTGGGCTGCCAGAGGCACGGGAGAGAGCAACCCCTGA
- a CDS encoding YihY/virulence factor BrkB family protein produces the protein MRFTPANLFTLLREAALAFSQDKAPRLAAALAYYAIFAIAPLLFFVLAVASGLLSNANVQERLFEFLAANLNQSAVEFVKGIVPDGSKLQQSTLLASIAGFVTLFMGSTGLFVQLQDALNTLWGAEPPKGNGILNVIKSRLLSFALVIGIGVIIIAFLIGNTYLSAIAEQLGEAIGLGTLFVRVATFVVSAGILTLVFAALYKTLPNVKLQWKEVWVGSAITSVLFTLGQLAIGIYLGRAAPGSAFGAAGSLVLLLLWIYFSSMVFFFGAEVTWVYSQKFGSGAGGAGSVDKKAALAEKGAQIDTTPTAQELEASKKEQKGSPLPGRLGDLLDTANAKLPRVLPHAPTHAEGRLLPSVRGTVWNAVRAVLAVPAVIVLRLLGWTGGKGK, from the coding sequence ATGAGGTTCACGCCCGCCAATCTGTTCACCCTGCTGCGCGAGGCGGCGCTGGCCTTCAGCCAGGACAAGGCCCCACGTCTGGCCGCCGCCCTGGCCTATTACGCCATCTTCGCCATCGCGCCGCTGCTGTTCTTCGTGCTGGCCGTCGCCAGCGGGCTGCTCTCCAATGCCAACGTGCAGGAACGGCTGTTCGAGTTCCTGGCCGCCAACCTCAACCAGAGCGCCGTGGAATTCGTCAAGGGCATTGTGCCCGACGGCAGCAAGCTGCAACAGTCCACGCTGCTTGCCAGTATTGCGGGCTTCGTGACGCTGTTCATGGGGTCCACCGGGCTGTTCGTGCAGCTTCAGGACGCCCTGAACACGCTGTGGGGCGCGGAACCGCCCAAGGGCAACGGCATCCTGAACGTGATCAAGTCGCGGCTGCTGTCCTTTGCGCTGGTCATCGGCATCGGCGTGATCATCATCGCCTTTCTGATCGGCAACACCTACCTGTCGGCCATCGCCGAGCAACTGGGCGAGGCCATCGGACTGGGCACGCTGTTCGTGCGCGTCGCCACTTTCGTGGTCAGCGCGGGCATCCTGACTCTGGTGTTCGCCGCGCTGTACAAGACGCTGCCCAATGTCAAATTGCAGTGGAAAGAGGTCTGGGTCGGCTCGGCCATCACCTCGGTGCTGTTCACGCTGGGCCAGCTCGCCATTGGCATCTATCTGGGCCGGGCCGCACCCGGCAGCGCCTTCGGGGCCGCTGGATCGCTGGTGCTGCTGCTGCTGTGGATCTACTTTTCCAGCATGGTCTTCTTCTTCGGCGCGGAAGTGACCTGGGTATATTCCCAGAAATTCGGCTCCGGCGCGGGCGGTGCGGGCAGCGTGGACAAGAAGGCGGCGCTGGCAGAGAAGGGCGCGCAGATCGATACCACGCCCACCGCGCAGGAGCTGGAAGCCAGTAAGAAGGAACAGAAGGGTTCGCCCTTGCCGGGCCGTCTGGGCGATCTGCTGGACACCGCCAACGCGAAGCTGCCGCGCGTGCTGCCCCACGCCCCCACCCACGCCGAAGGACGGCTGCTGCCCAGCGTGCGCGGCACCGTCTGGAACGCTGTTCGCGCCGTGCTGGCCGTGCCTGCCGTGATCGTGCTGCGGCTGCTGGGCTGGACCGGGGGCAAGGGAAAGTAA
- a CDS encoding sodium:proton antiporter produces the protein MASSETFGIFMVLLAALSFINSRYWKLPPTIGILIGGLLLAGGVAVLDRLGVPLANQFQATVTSLPFGSLVFDWLLGFLLFASAIQINVRLLFEQRLSVIAVTLLTTLITLLTLGGGLYCLLQWAGMPVPWAAALLFGAIVAPTDPVAALPLLKAAKVPEKVESLIAGESLFNDGVGVVAFTVLISLLPPNPQDVTLASTLLLFGREMLGGLVLGAALGWVAFAFIRRTALDENTRLVISLALVVGGSALAQWLEVSAPVTAVMSGLTLVALLQVIRRKIQEAAQNDERAARWERMNRTRLDTIRDHLFTFWNFVDYLLNAALFTLMAFEILSLDLGWPLLALLPAVIVLGLGARALGVWLPITLLKRRNTFPPYTRRLMVWSGLRGGVTLALAYNVPESDFRNTLLVLSYGVVIFSLLVQGLTIPKLARRATAAAETG, from the coding sequence ATGGCATCCAGCGAAACCTTCGGAATCTTCATGGTGCTGCTGGCCGCGCTGTCGTTCATCAACAGCCGTTACTGGAAGTTGCCTCCCACCATCGGTATCCTGATCGGCGGGCTGCTGCTGGCCGGGGGCGTGGCCGTGCTGGACCGGCTGGGCGTACCGCTGGCCAACCAGTTCCAGGCCACCGTGACCTCGCTCCCCTTCGGCTCACTGGTCTTCGACTGGCTGCTGGGCTTCCTGCTGTTTGCCAGTGCCATCCAGATCAACGTGCGCCTGCTGTTCGAGCAGCGCCTGTCGGTGATCGCCGTGACCCTGCTGACCACCCTGATCACGCTGCTGACGCTGGGGGGCGGCCTCTATTGCCTGCTCCAGTGGGCGGGGATGCCTGTTCCGTGGGCGGCGGCCCTGCTGTTCGGGGCCATCGTCGCCCCGACTGATCCGGTGGCGGCCCTGCCACTGCTCAAGGCTGCGAAAGTGCCGGAGAAAGTAGAATCGCTGATCGCCGGGGAATCGCTGTTCAATGACGGCGTGGGCGTGGTGGCCTTTACCGTGCTGATCTCTCTGCTGCCGCCCAACCCACAGGACGTAACCCTGGCCAGCACGTTGCTGCTCTTTGGGCGCGAGATGCTGGGCGGGCTGGTGCTGGGCGCGGCGCTGGGCTGGGTGGCCTTCGCCTTCATCCGCCGCACGGCGCTGGATGAGAACACCCGGCTGGTCATCTCACTGGCGCTGGTGGTGGGCGGCAGCGCGCTGGCACAGTGGCTGGAGGTTAGCGCGCCCGTCACGGCGGTCATGAGCGGCCTGACGCTGGTGGCCTTGCTGCAAGTGATTCGCAGGAAGATTCAGGAGGCAGCGCAGAACGATGAACGTGCTGCACGCTGGGAGCGCATGAACCGCACCCGACTGGACACGATCCGGGATCACCTCTTTACTTTCTGGAACTTCGTGGACTACCTGCTGAACGCCGCACTGTTCACGCTGATGGCCTTCGAGATCCTGAGTCTGGACCTGGGCTGGCCCCTGCTGGCGCTGCTCCCTGCCGTGATCGTGCTGGGGCTGGGCGCGCGGGCGCTGGGTGTGTGGTTGCCGATCACGCTGCTGAAACGGCGCAACACGTTTCCGCCGTACACCCGCCGCCTGATGGTCTGGTCTGGCCTACGCGGCGGCGTGACCCTGGCCCTGGCCTACAACGTGCCGGAGAGCGATTTTCGCAACACCCTGCTGGTCCTGAGCTACGGCGTGGTCATTTTCAGCCTGCTGGTGCAGGGGCTGACCATCCCGAAACTGGCCCGGCGGGCGACGGCGGCAGCAGAGACAGGTTAG
- the hisA gene encoding 1-(5-phosphoribosyl)-5-[(5-phosphoribosylamino)methylideneamino]imidazole-4-carboxamide isomerase, producing the protein MTASSRSSTAPLIIPCVDIQSGRAVRLYEGDPDRETVYFESPLEAARHWVSLGAGLVHLVDLDAATGRGENRAVIAQIVTELGVPVEVGGGIRDWAGAEALLKSGVDRVVIGTAAVKNPELVAELIAAHGPERVVVSLDARGLEVATHGWAQGSGIQVAELTPRLADAGLETLIFTDVTRDGTLKGLDRELMREVRRLWTNTLIVGGGVANADDVRLLAEEGIQGAIVGRAIYEGTLAYPVIF; encoded by the coding sequence ATGACTGCCTCCAGCCGTTCTTCCACCGCACCCCTCATCATCCCCTGCGTGGATATCCAGTCGGGCCGCGCCGTACGCCTGTACGAGGGCGATCCTGACCGCGAGACCGTGTATTTCGAATCGCCGCTGGAAGCCGCGCGCCACTGGGTAAGCCTGGGCGCGGGGCTGGTGCATCTGGTGGACCTGGACGCCGCCACCGGAAGAGGCGAGAACCGCGCGGTGATCGCGCAGATCGTGACCGAACTCGGCGTGCCGGTGGAGGTGGGCGGCGGGATCCGGGACTGGGCCGGAGCCGAGGCGTTGCTGAAAAGTGGCGTGGACCGGGTGGTGATCGGCACTGCCGCCGTCAAGAACCCCGAGCTGGTGGCCGAATTGATCGCCGCGCATGGCCCCGAACGCGTGGTGGTCAGCCTGGATGCACGCGGGCTGGAAGTCGCCACCCACGGCTGGGCGCAGGGCAGCGGCATACAGGTGGCCGAGCTGACGCCCCGGCTGGCTGACGCGGGCCTGGAAACCCTGATCTTCACCGACGTGACCCGCGACGGAACCCTCAAGGGCCTGGACCGCGAACTGATGCGGGAGGTACGTCGGCTGTGGACCAACACCCTGATCGTGGGCGGCGGCGTCGCCAACGCGGACGACGTGCGCCTGCTAGCCGAGGAAGGCATTCAGGGGGCCATCGTGGGCCGGGCGATCTACGAGGGCACGCTGGCGTATCCAGTCATCTTCTAA
- a CDS encoding glycosyltransferase, with protein MKIGIITATYLPSRNGVATSTALFVRGLRERGHEVRVFAPRHPLMPAHEDGVYRLNSSFLGARALGAPADYPVLLAPGPLLTSRLPLRDLDVLHTMHPFLAGGLALKWSRLSGAPVVFTAHTQYDEYLHYTPMPPRLGRAMLRPHVSAFARRVDAVLAPGRAMVQMLHGYGYAGHVEQFPNPVDLAAFRAADGRAFRAEHHIPLDAPLVMYLGRLAPEKNLEVMIRAFDQARASRPELRLLVVGDGPSRMSAAREAPEGVRFTGPVPYARVPEALAAADAFLTASTSEVLPMSMIEALAAGAPLVAAHSPAALDLIGEGINGTVREATPQALADGLLYALHPDRLGALQAGARASAARYDLPQRAQALEEVYERVRAGHRRQKI; from the coding sequence GTGAAAATCGGGATCATCACCGCGACCTACCTGCCGTCCCGCAACGGCGTGGCCACCAGCACGGCGCTGTTCGTGCGCGGTCTGCGGGAGCGCGGCCATGAGGTCCGCGTGTTCGCCCCGCGCCACCCGCTGATGCCCGCGCACGAGGACGGCGTGTACCGCCTGAACAGCTCGTTTCTGGGGGCGCGGGCGCTGGGCGCTCCGGCAGATTACCCGGTGCTGCTGGCCCCTGGCCCGCTGCTGACCTCCCGCCTGCCGCTGCGCGATCTGGACGTGCTGCACACCATGCACCCGTTTCTGGCGGGGGGACTGGCGCTGAAGTGGTCCCGGCTGTCGGGCGCTCCGGTGGTGTTCACGGCGCACACCCAGTACGACGAATACCTGCACTACACCCCGATGCCTCCTCGCCTGGGCCGCGCCATGCTGCGCCCGCATGTCAGCGCCTTTGCCCGCCGGGTGGACGCCGTGCTGGCCCCAGGCCGCGCGATGGTGCAGATGCTGCACGGCTACGGTTATGCGGGGCATGTCGAACAGTTTCCCAATCCGGTGGATCTGGCGGCGTTCCGGGCCGCAGACGGGCGGGCCTTCCGGGCCGAACACCACATTCCCCTGGACGCGCCGCTGGTGATGTACCTGGGCCGCCTTGCCCCGGAGAAGAATCTGGAGGTGATGATCCGGGCCTTCGATCAGGCGCGGGCCAGCCGCCCGGAACTGCGCCTGCTGGTGGTGGGCGATGGTCCCAGCCGCATGTCGGCAGCCAGGGAAGCCCCGGAGGGCGTGAGATTCACCGGCCCGGTCCCCTACGCCCGCGTGCCAGAAGCGCTGGCCGCCGCCGACGCCTTCCTGACCGCCAGCACCAGCGAGGTGCTGCCCATGAGCATGATCGAGGCGCTGGCGGCGGGCGCGCCGCTGGTGGCCGCCCACAGCCCCGCCGCGCTGGACCTGATCGGAGAGGGAATCAACGGCACGGTGCGTGAGGCCACGCCGCAGGCCCTGGCCGACGGCCTGCTATACGCCCTGCACCCGGACCGACTGGGCGCGTTACAGGCAGGCGCGCGGGCCAGCGCCGCCCGGTATGATCTGCCGCAACGGGCGCAGGCACTGGAAGAGGTTTATGAGCGGGTGCGGGCAGGCCACCGCAGACAGAAAATCTGA
- a CDS encoding DUF4127 family protein, which yields MLPPSDKPPTVLLIPPDTRPQTLELPAQLARMTGAAVRVPPAEALPDFFTPGNTDLLKHWLLKEADQADILIVCLETLCLGGMIPARRVSDPLEIVLERLAVLAEVKRREPDLQIYAFGVIVRVAHDNDPHEEKPYYGQWGRELRAYSAAFDRHARHGVADAEALEVARAALPADILADWTGTRERNRALHLAALDLLSAGVLSHLCLTLDDTTPYGLAAYDRRMLEARADELDVWPRLDIYPGADEVPCALLARALAPATARVWVRYSGLGGAGAEMIYEDRPAGELVRAHLRAAGCGLADTPDEADFVLAVNTPGLRQANRQPDFATVDTPHRHLPAFVDALRADLEAGYAVSLADIAYPNGAERRLWTLIQGLPLAELAGFSAWNTAGNTLGTAIAFGKLAALGTDRAAHAEALFARMVDDTLYQSFARSEVRERLSNPSPFDLGEQREAAEAHLREIITPRIEALWQRHFSELGLELEVGAARLAWPRLFTGVFPLKAKVSAIERHGPPPAGDGPFV from the coding sequence ATGCTTCCTCCATCCGACAAGCCGCCCACGGTGCTGCTGATTCCGCCCGACACCCGCCCGCAGACGCTGGAGCTGCCCGCGCAACTTGCCAGGATGACCGGGGCCGCTGTGCGCGTGCCGCCCGCTGAGGCGTTGCCAGATTTCTTCACGCCTGGAAATACGGATCTTCTCAAACACTGGCTATTGAAGGAGGCAGATCAGGCCGATATCCTGATCGTCTGTCTGGAAACCCTGTGTCTGGGCGGCATGATTCCGGCGCGGCGCGTGTCTGACCCACTGGAGATAGTGCTGGAGCGGCTGGCCGTGCTGGCCGAGGTCAAGCGGCGCGAGCCAGACCTCCAGATTTACGCCTTCGGGGTGATCGTGCGGGTGGCCCACGACAACGATCCGCACGAGGAGAAACCGTATTACGGCCAGTGGGGGCGCGAATTACGGGCCTACAGCGCGGCATTTGACCGTCACGCCCGCCACGGCGTAGCAGATGCTGAAGCGTTGGAAGTCGCCCGCGCTGCCCTGCCTGCCGACATTCTGGCCGATTGGACCGGGACCCGCGAACGCAACCGCGCCCTGCATCTGGCCGCGCTGGACCTGCTCTCAGCGGGTGTGCTGAGTCATCTGTGCCTGACACTGGACGACACGACGCCGTATGGACTGGCCGCCTATGACCGCAGAATGCTGGAGGCGCGGGCCGACGAGCTGGACGTGTGGCCGCGTTTGGACATCTACCCCGGCGCAGATGAGGTGCCGTGCGCGCTGCTGGCACGGGCGCTGGCCCCGGCAACGGCGCGCGTGTGGGTGCGCTACAGCGGTCTGGGCGGCGCGGGCGCGGAGATGATCTACGAGGACCGTCCCGCCGGGGAACTGGTCCGCGCCCACCTGCGGGCTGCGGGCTGCGGGCTGGCCGACACGCCAGATGAGGCGGACTTTGTGCTGGCGGTCAACACCCCTGGACTGCGGCAGGCCAACCGGCAACCGGATTTCGCCACGGTGGACACGCCTCACCGTCACCTCCCCGCCTTCGTGGACGCGCTGCGGGCCGATCTGGAGGCCGGATACGCGGTCTCGCTGGCCGACATCGCCTATCCCAACGGGGCCGAGCGGCGCCTGTGGACCTTGATCCAGGGGCTGCCACTGGCAGAACTGGCAGGCTTCAGCGCCTGGAACACGGCGGGCAACACGCTGGGAACGGCCATCGCCTTCGGCAAACTCGCGGCGCTGGGAACGGACCGGGCGGCCCACGCCGAAGCACTGTTCGCGCGGATGGTGGACGACACGCTGTATCAATCCTTTGCCCGGTCAGAGGTGCGGGAGCGGCTGAGCAATCCCAGCCCCTTCGATCTGGGCGAGCAGCGGGAAGCGGCAGAGGCCCACCTGCGCGAGATCATCACGCCGCGCATTGAGGCGCTGTGGCAGCGGCATTTCTCCGAGCTTGGGCTGGAGCTGGAAGTGGGCGCGGCGCGTCTGGCGTGGCCCCGGCTCTTCACGGGCGTCTTTCCGCTGAAGGCTAAAGTGTCCGCCATCGAGAGACACGGGCCACCCCCGGCGGGCGATGGGCCATTTGTATGA
- a CDS encoding L-glutamate gamma-semialdehyde dehydrogenase — MTDSLAGGFLPFGHEPYFDFTQPDVADLQRAAFQQVREKYVGQSFPLYIGGQQVEGSETFGVRNPADTRETVWHFPKATPQQLEEAIAAAKTAFESWRCSDPLQRATIFKRAGELLRARRMEFNAVMTLENGKNWPEADGEVAESVDHFEVFARETLRWAAGKPVYPMPDEHVTTVYEPIGVVACISPWNFPSAIPLGMALGAIAAGNTVIWKPASETPLSSLLMVELLYEAGLPRGVIQFLTGTDDVLGDPLVDHKDIRMVAFTGSREIGCRIFERAAKVQPGQKWLKRVMAEMGGKDPTVVCADADLEAAALGIVQSTFGYAGQKCSACSRVIAEESVYDELLERVTKLATEIKIGLPEENSPLGPVISAGSAERIMKYVESGKKTARLVLGGERADVGEREGGYVQPTIFADVDSTDPLFQEEIFGPVLAFSKARDWRHAIELANDSDYGLTAAFYSRDPYKLAEARKLMQVGNLYLNRKCTGALSGTHAFGGYGMSGTNAKVGGPDYLFWFLQTKTIAQRY; from the coding sequence ATGACGGACAGTCTTGCAGGCGGGTTTCTGCCTTTCGGGCACGAACCCTATTTCGACTTCACTCAGCCGGACGTGGCGGATTTGCAGCGTGCGGCGTTTCAGCAGGTGCGCGAGAAGTACGTCGGGCAATCCTTTCCCCTGTACATCGGCGGCCAGCAGGTAGAGGGCAGCGAGACCTTCGGGGTCCGCAACCCCGCCGACACGCGCGAGACCGTGTGGCACTTCCCGAAAGCCACGCCACAGCAACTGGAGGAGGCCATCGCCGCCGCGAAAACAGCCTTTGAGAGCTGGCGCTGCAGCGATCCGCTCCAGCGCGCCACCATCTTCAAACGGGCGGGGGAACTGTTGCGGGCGCGGCGCATGGAATTCAACGCGGTCATGACGTTGGAAAACGGCAAGAACTGGCCCGAGGCCGACGGCGAGGTGGCCGAATCGGTGGATCATTTCGAGGTTTTTGCCCGCGAAACCCTGCGCTGGGCGGCGGGCAAGCCGGTCTACCCGATGCCCGACGAGCATGTCACCACCGTCTATGAACCGATTGGCGTGGTGGCCTGCATCAGCCCCTGGAACTTTCCCAGCGCGATTCCGCTGGGCATGGCGCTGGGCGCGATCGCGGCGGGCAACACCGTGATCTGGAAACCCGCCAGTGAAACGCCCCTGAGCAGCCTGCTGATGGTGGAACTGCTGTACGAGGCCGGACTGCCCCGAGGCGTGATCCAGTTTCTGACCGGCACCGACGACGTGCTGGGCGATCCGCTGGTGGACCACAAGGACATCCGTATGGTGGCCTTTACCGGCAGCCGCGAGATCGGGTGCCGCATTTTTGAGCGTGCCGCGAAGGTGCAGCCCGGCCAGAAATGGCTCAAGCGCGTGATGGCCGAGATGGGCGGTAAGGACCCCACGGTGGTCTGCGCCGACGCCGATCTGGAGGCCGCTGCCTTGGGCATCGTGCAAAGTACCTTCGGCTACGCAGGCCAGAAATGCAGCGCGTGCAGCCGCGTGATCGCCGAGGAAAGCGTGTACGACGAGCTGCTGGAGAGGGTCACTAAACTGGCGACGGAAATCAAGATTGGTCTACCCGAAGAGAATTCGCCACTCGGCCCCGTAATAAGCGCGGGCAGTGCTGAGCGCATCATGAAGTACGTGGAAAGCGGCAAGAAGACAGCCCGGCTGGTGCTGGGCGGTGAGCGGGCAGATGTGGGCGAACGCGAGGGCGGTTACGTGCAACCAACGATCTTTGCGGACGTGGACAGCACCGATCCCCTCTTTCAGGAGGAAATCTTCGGCCCGGTCCTAGCCTTCTCTAAGGCGCGCGACTGGCGGCACGCCATCGAACTGGCGAACGACAGCGATTACGGCCTGACCGCCGCCTTCTACAGCCGCGATCCGTACAAGCTGGCCGAGGCGCGCAAGTTGATGCAGGTGGGCAACCTGTACCTGAACCGCAAATGCACCGGGGCGCTGAGCGGCACCCACGCCTTCGGCGGCTACGGCATGAGCGGCACCAACGCCAAGGTTGGCGGCCCCGATTACCTATTCTGGTTCCTGCAAACGAAGACGATAGCCCAGCGCTACTGA
- a CDS encoding cold-shock protein: MAQGRVKWFNVEKGYGFIEHPGNPDVFVHYSAIQSGGFRKLNEGDEVEFEVEAGQGNKGPQAKNVVVTNAAPAPMGGNGGMGGGNRGGGSRW; the protein is encoded by the coding sequence ATGGCTCAAGGACGAGTAAAGTGGTTTAACGTTGAGAAAGGCTACGGTTTCATCGAGCATCCAGGTAACCCCGATGTGTTCGTGCACTACAGCGCCATTCAGAGCGGCGGTTTCCGCAAGCTCAACGAAGGCGACGAAGTGGAATTCGAAGTCGAAGCTGGTCAGGGCAACAAAGGCCCACAGGCCAAGAACGTCGTCGTGACCAACGCTGCACCTGCCCCTATGGGCGGCAACGGCGGCATGGGCGGCGGAAACCGGGGTGGCGGCAGCCGCTGGTAA
- a CDS encoding gamma carbonic anhydrase family protein gives MPLYALDKLFPQVDATAFIAPSADLIGRVTVDSQASVWFGAVLRGDLEAITVGPGSNVQDGAVLHTDAGHPCVLGPGVTVGHRAIVHGAVCGAGSLVGMGAVMLSGSSLGAGAVLGAGALLPEGAHVPDGMLALGVPARVVRPVSQGEHALRYVQNAARYNGHLQMIRPR, from the coding sequence ATGCCGCTTTACGCTCTCGATAAACTCTTTCCCCAGGTTGACGCCACCGCTTTTATTGCGCCCAGCGCCGATCTGATCGGACGGGTGACCGTTGACTCGCAGGCCAGCGTGTGGTTTGGCGCAGTCCTGCGCGGCGATCTGGAGGCCATCACGGTGGGGCCGGGCAGCAACGTGCAGGACGGCGCAGTGCTGCACACGGACGCCGGGCATCCCTGCGTGCTGGGGCCGGGCGTCACGGTGGGCCACCGGGCCATCGTCCACGGCGCAGTGTGCGGGGCGGGCAGTCTGGTGGGCATGGGCGCAGTGATGCTCAGCGGCTCCAGCCTCGGTGCGGGGGCCGTGCTGGGCGCAGGCGCGCTGCTGCCGGAAGGCGCACACGTCCCAGACGGTATGCTGGCGCTGGGCGTTCCCGCCCGTGTGGTGCGCCCCGTTTCCCAGGGCGAACACGCCCTCCGTTACGTTCAGAATGCGGCCCGCTACAATGGACACCTTCAGATGATTCGCCCCAGATGA